Proteins encoded in a region of the Pelmatolapia mariae isolate MD_Pm_ZW linkage group LG6, Pm_UMD_F_2, whole genome shotgun sequence genome:
- the rbpja gene encoding recombination signal binding protein for immunoglobulin kappa J region a has product MAPVVTGKFGERPQPQRLTREAMRNYLKDKDDQTVLILHAKVAQKSYGNEKRFFCPPPCVYLMGTGWQKKLEKMEKEGCTEQEAQPCAFIGIGNSEQEMQQLNLEGKHFCTAKTLYISDSDKRKHFMLSVKMLYGNSANIGVFFSKRIKVISKPSKKKQSLKNADLCIASGTKVALFNRLRSQTVSTRYLHVEGGNFHASSQQWGAFYIHLLDDDESEGEEFAVRDGYIHYGQTVKLVCSVTGMALPRLIIRKVDKQAALLDADDPVSQLHKCAFYLKDTDRMYLCLSQERIIQFQATPCSKETNKEMINDGASWTIISTDKAEYTFYEGMGPVPTPVTPVPVVESLQLNGGGDVAMLELTGQNFTPNLRVWFGDVEADTMYRCGESILCVVPDISAFREGWRWVRQPVQVPVTLVRSDGIIYATALTFTYTPEPGPRPHCSAAGAILRSHSTSSSSPASSSSPSSLMGGLGDGHGAYSSSDSGMSSGTSAMSVLS; this is encoded by the exons ATGGCGCCCGTTGTAACGGG gaaGTTTGGTGAGCGACCTCAGCCACAGCGATTAACAAG GGAAGCCATGAGGAACTACTTGAAGGACAAAGATGATCAAACGGTGCTCATTCTACACGCAAAAGTCGCACAAAAGTCATATGGCAATGAAAAAAG GTTTTTCTGTCCTCCACCGTGTGTGTATCTGATGGGCACCGGATGGCaaaagaagttggaaaaaatGGAGAAGGAGGGCTGTACTGAGCAGGAGGCCCAGCCATGTGCCTTCATTGGAATTGGCAACAGTGAGCAGGAGATGCAGCAGCTCAATCTGGAGGGCAAG CACTTCTGCACAGCTAAGACGCTGTATATCAGTGACTCAGATAAAAGGAAGCACTTCATGCTATCTGTAAAGATGTTGTATGGAAACAGCGCCAACATTGGAGTCTTCTTCAGCAAGAGGATCAAGGTCATCTCCAAGCCCTCCAAGAAGAAACAGTCCTTGAAAAATGCTGATT TATGTATAGCATCTGGGACAAAGGTGGCCTTGTTTAACCGCCTGCGTTCCCAGACGGTCAGTACCAGGTATCTCCATGTGGAGGGGGGAAACTTTCATGCCAGCTCTCAACAGTGGGGTGCCTTCTACATTCACCTCT tgGACGATGATGAGTCTGAAGGGGAGGAGTTTGCTGTAAGAGATGGCTATATTCACTATGGCCAGACAGTCAAATTGGTTTGTTCTGTGACTGGCATGGCCCTGCCAAGACTG ATCATTCGAAAAGTGGACAAGCAAGCAGCTTTACTGGATGCTGATGACCCGGTGTCCCAGCTTCACAAGTGTGCCTTTTACCTGAAAGATACAGACAGGATGTATCTCTGTCTATCCCAGGAGAGGATCATCCAGTTCCAG gctACACCGTGCTCCAAAGAGACCAACAAGGAGATGATTAACGATGGTGCTTCATGGACTATCATTAGTACTGACAAGGCAGAGTACACCTTTTATGAGGGCATGGGCCCCGTGCCCACACCAGTAACACCTGTCCCTGTGGTTGAAAGCCTGCAG TTAAATGGTGGAGGAGATGTTGCTATGTTGGAGCTGACAGGACAGAACTTCACCCCTAACCTCAGAGTTTGGTTTGGAGATGTGGAGGCAGACACCATGTACAG ATGTGGGGAGAGCATCCTTTGCGTGGTGCCAGACATCTCTGCCTTTAGGGAGGGTTGGCGCTGGGTGAGACAGCCAGTTCAGGTCCCTGTCACGCTGGTTCGCAGTGATGGAATCATCTACGCCACTGCCTTGACCTTCACATATACCCCCGAACCAGGGCCAAGACCTCACTGCAGTGCTGCTGGGGCTATTCTGCGGTCACACAGCACCTCTTCATCATCACCCGCATCTTCATCCTCACCTTCATCTTTGATGGGTGGGCTCGGGGATGGCCACGGAGCCTACAGCAGTAGTGACTCGGGCATGTCGTCTGGAACTTCAGCTATGTCAGTGCTGTCATAG